The region CCCTACCTCCCTACTGAAGGCTTGGCTAAAAGCTTGTATTGAACCATAGCCTAGACTGCTTGCGATCTCCTTGATGATGGCAGGTTTTTCTATGGACCTAATCCAGAATGGAATGTGCTGGTAGATCTCTTTAGTGCTGCCATTGTCTATCGCCACTTGGCCGGCAACAATTGCTCCTTTGGACTGGATGTCACGAAAAAGTGCCCGATGACACAGGATGAGGTAGTGGAGGCTTTTATCGGACAGTTACTGGGAACGTATTGGAGCTAGCCTCAGTCTGGTTCCGCCAACGGATAATGATCACCTTCCATGACCCATTGGTGGCTGCCGCAATATTCGAGCCGAGTTTGTGTGAATACGAACAGGGTACGGTCTCTGTTAATCTTTATTCCCGAGTAGCTTTGGGGGACGACCCATTGGTCTTCAGCTTCCGATGGGCCGCACAGTTGCCACTTCGGTAGAGCCATACAGGTTCTTTAAGCACTATTTTGCAGCGTTTGAGAGTCTTCGTTAGCAACAAGGCCGAATTCCCATTGTCCGGCTTATACCTAGATGAAGGGTGGTGCATTGGCTTTTTTGACTTGGAAAGCTATTGAACTCGATGACGAAACCAAACATTATCTTTATTCTGATCGACGATCTTGGGTGGAGAGATCTTGGCTGCTATGGAAGCAAGTTCTATGAGACGCCTAACCTAGATAGACTAGCCGAGGAAGGTATGCGTTTTACCGATGCCTATGCAGCGGCACCGGTATGCTCACCGACCCGGGCAAGTATCCTAAGTGGCAAGTACCCCGCTACGCTCGGACTGACAAACTACATCGGTGGAAAAGAACATCCTTCCTTTGGTAAGTTGATCGATGCACCATATATAGATCATCTCCCTATGACTGAGAGGTCCTTAGCCAAAACACTTAACGAAGCCGGGTATGCCACATGGTTTGTGGGTAAATGGCATCTAGGTGCCCGGCCCTATTACCCAATGGAACACGGGTTTGAAGTCAACATAGGTGGATGTAGCTGGGGACATCCT is a window of Limnochordia bacterium DNA encoding:
- a CDS encoding AraC family transcriptional regulator, coding for MAIDNGSTKEIYQHIPFWIRSIEKPAIIKEIASSLGYGSIQAFSQAFSREVGISLSEYTKRVLQKT